cattttaataaaaaatgtcatgttgaaaattattttcactCATCTAATCGGTGAGCATCTTTTTCCATGTTTCCGGTGCtctgatgatttatctttggtgactCTGTGAGGTTGGAATgcctccttaccatcaccctaatctgcAGTTCCCTTCTCAGAGTCTGTTTCAGATTGATGCCAGGACTGTCTGGACCACTCCAGAACTTTAACAATACTTCCAGTCAGTAGAAATATGCTGGTCAAATGAAAGGAGCACTTTAAATCAAAAGAGGAATCATTTTAAGCTGAACTGTAAATTCTTTCTGAATCATTTTACACAGTCGTTTAACTTGTGTTTTATAAATGAATGTCATCCTGCAGACTGAGATGTCCTGCACAGTGCTGCCCCTGCTGGTCACTCTGAGTCCTGCACTTTTCTTCCTGCTGCTCCGTGATGTCTCTGTGACGCAAGGACTCTGGGAGGACTACAAATATGGCCGCCACAGCTCTGAACTGCTGCACCAGGAGCACAACTGCAGCTGGACATGCATGCTGTTCACCCTGCAGTGGCCGGGGGGGTTCTGCCAGGTGagctccatcatcatcatcatcatcatcatcatcatcatcattactCAGTGTGATCTGAAAAGCAGCCGAGTGAAACATTCCTGCAGGTTTCCAAACATTCGGAAACAGACAGAGAGGAAAATGAGTTTGTATAAACACGAAAAATGTTCAGAAAGGAAATTGAATGAAGATGGTGGAAAAGGAGGAAGGATAGGAGGAGGAAGACAGCAGTGAATGaaaaaaatgagacaaaataaagaaatgttgccAGCGAAAGACAAAGTTTCATGAATCCGTggaaaaaccaaaagaaaccagaaccaaacctgCTTCATCAGCTGCTGTTCTTTCATCTTTGCATCTTGTTTCACACACCAACATAGAACATAACAACCATACATGATGTAAGGAAGTATTCGCTCGCCTGATTTCACACACGTATGAACCTGAGTGACATCCCATAGTTCATTGACCCGTCCTTCACTGCTAAAACAGCTTCAGCTCTTCTGAGAAGattttccacaaggtttagtgCAGTGAGAGAATATCTGAGCATTCTTCCAGAAACCCATCTGTGAGGTCAggcactgatgttggacaagaaggTCTCTGCTATAATTTATCTGAAAAGGTGTTCTATCGGGTTTAGGTCAGAACTTTGTGCATGTCAGTCAAATTCTTCAACACCAAGCTccctcatccatgtctttatggaccttgctctctgctgtggaCCCACGATGGAACAGGAAGGAACCTCCAAACTATTACCACAACTATGATGTTGTCCAAAAAGGTGAGCTTTATTGCATCTGAGGTTTGCATTGTTCTTAGTGTTGTAAGGCTTGGATGCAGAAGCTAAGCAATGGAGACCCATATCATGAAGCTTTGTTCCCAAGCTGAtcatgaagtttggaggtctgaACTTATTGACTGCAGTAAGTTAAAGACCTCTGCGCCCAATGCTCCTCGGGATCTGCTGACCCTGCTCTGTGATTTTATGGGCTGAGTTACTGTAGCTCCCAGTTGCTTTCCACATTGTTATGATACGACTGACAGCTGATTATTACAGAGGTGGCCTCCTATCACAGCACCAAGCTGGAATCACTGAGCTCCTCACCCATTCTTTCATGCTTGGAGAAGCCGTGTCTTCCATGGCACCTGTGGCCATGAAGGTGACGTGAACATCTGAATTCAATGATTTGGAGGGATGAGCAAATACGTTTGGCAGTATGATGTCACCAGTTTAATCAGCTAGCTCCTGCAGCATTCTGCAGGTCCAGCCCAGCTGCTCTGCACCATTACATGGACTCCACAATCAGGCCGTCTCCTCCTGGCTTCTTAGGAGACATGTTGAGGAACATGGATATGTGAGGACATCAGAGCCTAGACCCTGAAGCAAGGGTCTGGGCAGACTCGCTTCTCCACACGAAGCAAGTCTGCTGATGTTGATGCTGCACTGGAGCCGACCGACATGTTAACGGTGTTTCATCCCCTTCTAACGAGCCGGTTAATTACAGACTTTATGTTTCATAAGACAGTTTCACATCTAGAGAGCTGCCGACAGACTGAAACTCATATTTTACATGCATGAAGATCACAAACAGGAGACATTTGTTAACatgctgtctgtctgtctgtgttcaTCAGTCTTTGTACAAAGAGACTCAGTGCAAGATTCCTCAGAACATCAGCAGCTGGACCATTCACGGCCTCTGGTACCATCACACACTCTtctttctgtttaaaacaacCTTACTCTTTAATTTCCTGTGTTTAATGTGGAACCTGTCAACTTTACAACAGTTGGATTGAGTATAAAGAATAAAAGTCAGACTTTATTCATCAGTCTGGATGCTGCAGAGACAACAAGGTCCTAATGTTCCTGTTGGCTTATTTCCAGGCCTCTCCATGCTCAATGGTGCTGCAGCTGCTGGCCGTTCTTCCACTCTGATGTCCAGGTGATTCCAGGCTAGGACCAAGTTTCCTACTTTAGAAACATGATTTATCAACCAACAAACGTTTGTTCCCTTTGTTCCAGGAGCTGAAAGAAGAGCTGACGGAGTACTGGCCGTCGCTGCTGAAAACCAAATCTAGCTTTCATTTCTGGTACGCTTCACTGCTTCTGTAGATCCACAGCCTGCCGGAAGAGGGCGCTGTTTCTGTAGTTTCTGTCTCTGCCTGTAGAGGATAATATTATCCGCCCCAAACCATTAATAAGAAATCTTTAACAAACTCACACTGATGCTCTGATGAGTGAATCATGGGTGGGATTTAAAAACCATCCACTTCCTGTTGCTGGTTTTTGAACTGAAATTACTCCAGTTGAGTC
This genomic window from Girardinichthys multiradiatus isolate DD_20200921_A chromosome 18, DD_fGirMul_XY1, whole genome shotgun sequence contains:
- the rnaset2l gene encoding ribonuclease T2-like isoform X1, whose product is MITTSAEDQKKTEMSCTVLPLLVTLSPALFFLLLRDVSVTQGLWEDYKYGRHSSELLHQEHNCSWTCMLFTLQWPGGFCQVRTLCMSVKFFNTKLPHPCLYGPCSLLWTHDGTGRNLQTITTTMMLSKKSLYKETQCKIPQNISSWTIHGLWPLHAQWCCSCWPFFHSDVQELKEELTEYWPSLLKTKSSFHFWKEEWIKHGSCAACVEGFNSPLRYFQICLKLRHQFDIYKLLEDAGITPSCERLYKVAEVQKVLLPHIGEKHEVQCVQDQKDRQVLFQVKVRLSRNLTIGCDHHGDTNVDLAVGLGPGQGPSTGHPCPPDVPFYYFPINHQEPWRPCG